The genome window TTTAGGAATTTCTAGGTTGATATTTTTAAGATTATTTTCCTTAGCACCAATGATACTTATTTTGTCATTATTCATAAAAATCCTCTTTTTATCTAATCAAGCATGTTTTTTAGCAAAAGCTTTCATAAATTCACTTAACTTTTGAACCTTTTCAATGCTGATAGAATTATAAATACTAGCGCGAATTCCGCCTAAAATTTTATGCCCTTTAAGACCTATCATACCATTTTCTTCAGCTTCTTTTACAAAAACTGGTTCTAAGTTTCTATCATGATTTATGTTAAAACTAACATTCATTAGCGATCTATCCTCTTTTTTAGCATGACCTTTATAAAAGCCATTACTCTCATCAATCATATCGTATAAAATTTTAGCCTTTTGTATGTTTTGCTCATTGATTTTATCTAAACCACCTTGATTTAAAAGCCATTTCATTTCAAGATTAAACATATATATAGCAAAAGTTGCAGGTGTATTGAATAAAGAATTATTTTCAGCATAAACACTGTATTTTAACATACTAGGTATATTTTTGTTTTTACTACGCTCTATCATATCTTTACGCACAAATGCACAAGCAAGTCCTGAAATTCCTGCATTTTTTTGTACTCCACCAAAAAGCATAGCAACATTAGAAAAATCTATCTTTTTAGAGAAAAAATCACTAGAAGCATCAATTATCAAAGGACTTTTAGTCTTTGGATAGCTTTTATACTGGGTTCCATAAATGGTATTATTAGAGCATATATAAGCATAATCTGCATTATCGCTAAATTCAAATTGCGGGATATGATCAAACTCACTTTCTTGGCTACTTGCTACTATTTTTGTATTTACTCCTAAAATTTCAGCCTCTTTAATAGCCTTTTTAGTCCAAACTCCCGTATTAGCAAATTCACAAACTCCACCCATATATAAATTCATAGGTATCATAGCAAATTGCAAACTAGCTCCACCTTGCATTAAAAGCACTTCATAATCATCATTTACACCATAAAGTTCTTTTGCCATTTTAATAGCTTCAAAATGCACTTCTTCAAAAACCTTTCCACGATGAGAAACTTCCATAATAGAAAAGCCTTTACCATGATAATCAAACAAATGCTCCTGTGCTTCTTTTAAAACCTCATCAGGCAGATTTGAAGGACCTGCACTAAAATTCATCACTCTCATTTTGTCTCCTTTTTATAGTATTTGGGCTTCTTTACTCTCATTTATTGAGCAAAGTTTTATAATATCTCCTTTTTTTAGTTTTTCAAGAGAGATATTTTTGCCATCTTTTTGTAAATTTATCAAATTTTTACTTTTATCAAAGAAATTTTTATGTTGAGTTAAAAGCTCTTCAAAATTATTAAGTTTGTTTTCATAGTTTAATAATTTTAAATTTAAAACACTCTTTAGTTGACTTTGTAAAAAATCAAGCTTTTGTTTTCTAAGAAAAAAAGCATTTTCTAAAGATTTCGCTTTGGCTAAATTTTGTAAATGATCAATTTTATTCTGATAGAACTTAAGATGATTTAGCATTTGGTTTTTAAAACGCATAGCAAGCTCATCAAGTCCTTGTTCTAAGCTTAGTTTATTTGGAAAAATCATATC of Campylobacter lari contains these proteins:
- the serC gene encoding phosphoserine transaminase — protein: MRVMNFSAGPSNLPDEVLKEAQEHLFDYHGKGFSIMEVSHRGKVFEEVHFEAIKMAKELYGVNDDYEVLLMQGGASLQFAMIPMNLYMGGVCEFANTGVWTKKAIKEAEILGVNTKIVASSQESEFDHIPQFEFSDNADYAYICSNNTIYGTQYKSYPKTKSPLIIDASSDFFSKKIDFSNVAMLFGGVQKNAGISGLACAFVRKDMIERSKNKNIPSMLKYSVYAENNSLFNTPATFAIYMFNLEMKWLLNQGGLDKINEQNIQKAKILYDMIDESNGFYKGHAKKEDRSLMNVSFNINHDRNLEPVFVKEAEENGMIGLKGHKILGGIRASIYNSISIEKVQKLSEFMKAFAKKHA